A window from Danio aesculapii chromosome 6, fDanAes4.1, whole genome shotgun sequence encodes these proteins:
- the her6 gene encoding hairy-related 6 → MPADIMEKNSSSPVAATPASMNTTPDKPKTASEHRKSSKPIMEKRRRARINESLGQLKTLILDALKKDSSRHSKLEKADILEMTVKHLRNMQRAQMTAALNTDPTVLGKYRAGFSECMNEVTRFLSTCEGVNTEVRTRLLGHLASCMTQINAMNYPTQHQIPAGPPHPPFSQPMVQIPSATQQANVVPLSGVPCKSGSSSNLTSDATKVYGGFQLVPATDGQFAFLIPNAAFAPNGPVIPVYANNSNTPVPVAVSPGAPSVTSDSVWRPW, encoded by the exons ATGCCTGCCGATATCATGGAAAAAAACTCATCTTCTCCGGTCGCCGCGACTCCGGCAAGCATGAACACTACACCTGATAAACCCAAAACGGCTTCGGAACACAGAAAG tcTTCTAAACCCATTATGGAGAAAAGAAGGAGAGCGAGAATCAACGAAAGCTTGGGTCAGCTGAAAACGTTAATCTTGGATGCTCTGAAAAAAGAT AGCTCCAGACACTCTAAACTCGAGAAAGCCGACATCCTGGAGATGACAGTGAAACATCTCAGAAACATGCAGCGCGCACAAATGACCG CTGCCCTAAACACAGATCCCACCGTTCTTGGGAAGTACCGAGCTGGATTCAGTGAATGCATGAACGAGGTTACCCGGTTCCTGTCCACCTGTGAAGGGGTTAACACCGAGGTCAGGACTCGGCTGCTAGGTCATTTAGCCAGCTGCATGACACAGATCAACGCCATGAACTATCCAACACAGCACCAGATACCTGCCGGGCCTCCTCATCCACCCTTCAGTCAACCCATGGTTCAGATCCCCAGCGCGACTCAGCAAGCCAACGTTGTGCCTCTTAGCGGAGTCCCCTGCAAAAGCGGCTCATCCTCCAACTTGACTTCTGACGCAACTAAAGTATATGGGGGTTTTCAGCTTGTGCCGGCAACCGACGGACAGTTCGCCTTTTTGATTCCCAACGCTGCCTTTGCTCCAAACGGCCCCGTTATTCCAGTGTACGCTAACAATTCCAACACACCGGTTCCGGTAGCCGTTTCTCCGGGAGCTCCGTCCGTCACATCAGACTCCGTTTGGCGGCCTTGGTAG